One part of the Salinimonas iocasae genome encodes these proteins:
- the rseP gene encoding sigma E protease regulator RseP: MFSFLWSLGAFIVALGILVAVHEWGHFYVARRCGVQVQRFSIGFGKPLWRRKDKHGTEFVVAAIPLGGYVRMLDGRIDTLAPGQQDKAFNHKPVLQRMAIIAAGPGVNFIFALFALYAMYLIGLQTVKPVIGQIEPDSIAAQAQLPEQAEIVSVGSRSTPDWESVNFELVSYIGRQQVPIALKTENQGTINTTLTTTDWNFDPEKESALGSLGITPFRPDATLTLAVVAPDSPAAQAGLAVGDTLTLFNGEPIDDWASLVEAISDKPGENVALTVNRDGQARTINATIARRDTEQGQSGYLGVSPQFKDWPEGYVFVHQYGPLEALVKAGDKTWRLITLSFSMIGKLLTGDVSLNNLSGPISIAQGAGVSAGYGLVYFLSFLALISVNLGIINLLPLPMLDGGHLMYFTIEWVTGKPVSEAAQEWGFRIGGVVLFMIMGIAIFNDISRIA, from the coding sequence GTGTTTTCGTTTTTATGGAGCCTTGGTGCCTTTATTGTCGCGCTCGGTATATTAGTTGCCGTGCACGAGTGGGGGCACTTTTATGTCGCACGTCGCTGTGGCGTGCAGGTACAGCGGTTCTCCATTGGTTTTGGCAAACCGTTATGGCGGCGCAAAGACAAACACGGTACAGAGTTTGTTGTTGCAGCAATACCGCTGGGCGGTTATGTACGAATGCTTGACGGACGTATCGATACACTCGCGCCAGGGCAACAGGATAAAGCGTTTAATCATAAGCCGGTATTGCAACGAATGGCCATTATCGCAGCCGGTCCTGGTGTTAATTTCATTTTCGCCCTGTTTGCATTGTACGCCATGTATCTGATTGGTCTTCAGACAGTGAAACCTGTTATCGGACAGATTGAGCCGGATTCTATTGCCGCACAGGCGCAACTGCCGGAGCAGGCTGAGATAGTATCCGTTGGCAGCCGGTCTACGCCGGATTGGGAGTCGGTTAATTTTGAACTGGTATCTTATATCGGTCGGCAGCAGGTTCCCATAGCGCTCAAAACAGAGAATCAGGGAACAATTAATACAACACTTACCACCACTGACTGGAACTTTGACCCTGAAAAGGAGTCTGCATTAGGCAGCCTGGGTATCACGCCGTTCAGACCTGATGCAACACTCACCCTTGCGGTGGTTGCGCCAGATAGTCCGGCAGCACAGGCAGGTTTAGCAGTGGGTGATACGCTAACGCTGTTTAACGGTGAACCCATTGATGACTGGGCCTCGCTGGTAGAAGCAATCAGCGATAAGCCCGGTGAAAATGTTGCTCTTACCGTGAATCGGGATGGACAAGCGCGTACAATTAATGCCACGATCGCCCGCCGTGATACGGAGCAGGGTCAGTCAGGGTATCTGGGTGTGAGTCCTCAGTTTAAGGACTGGCCTGAGGGGTATGTGTTCGTTCATCAATACGGCCCTCTAGAGGCGCTGGTTAAAGCGGGCGACAAAACCTGGCGTTTGATCACTTTAAGTTTTTCCATGATCGGGAAGTTACTTACTGGTGATGTATCGCTGAATAATTTAAGCGGACCGATATCCATTGCTCAGGGCGCTGGTGTCAGCGCTGGTTACGGTCTGGTATATTTTCTGAGCTTTTTAGCGTTGATCAGTGTCAATTTAGGCATTATCAACTTGCTTCCTCTTCCAATGCTGGATGGTGGTCATCTAATGTACTTTACCATCGAATGGGTGACAGGTAAGCCTGTCTCAGAAGCAGCCCAGGAATGGGGATTCAGAATCGGAGGGGTAGTCCTGTTTATGATAATGGGCATTGCCATCTTTAACGATATTAGCCGCATCGCCTGA